The nucleotide window AATTGTCATCGGAGTTCATCGGATTGTTACGTTAAAAGCATCCAATTTGGGTAAAACCATAGAAGGAGGTGTTACGATGACAACCAAGAGAACGATGACATGGAAACGGATTGGTGCGCTGGCATTATCGTTAACGCTGGCTTGGGGGATGGGACCGGTACATACGCTATCAGGTGCTAACGCTGCATCCTCACAGGCATGTGGAAAGGGAGACCATGGACTATCTGCTATTTTGAAAAAGGGTAGTGGTGTGGAAGAGCAACACCTGCAATTTACTGATATTGATTTTCTTAATGATACAACTGGACGAGCCGGGGGCGAGGGGTTTCTAATCGGTACATCGAACTCAGGCTGTACATGGCAGTCCATATATACCGGGCAGTGGCAATTCACACAGCTTGATTTTCCGAATAATGTGAACGGTTATGCGCTGGCACGAGTGAAGGATTCACCTGCAACCTATCTGATCCGTACCAATGATGGAGGATCTCACTGGACGCGGCTCGATACACCGGGTATTCAATTCAAACGCATTGATTTCCGCAATAAAGATGTAGGTTATGGTTACACCTATAATGGTGCATATCAGACGAAGGATGGTGGCGTAACCTGGAGCAAAATGAACACTCCTGTCAACACGCGTGCAGCTACCTTCGCGACAGAGAAGCAAGGGTATGCTGTCGTGGTTGTACCCGGATTGGGATATCAATTAAAGCAAACGAGTGATGGTGGCAAGAACTGGACCACTTCTCTCCGGGTTACATCGGATACATGGAGCGGAGCGGATCTGTATGCACATGGTCAGCAAGTATGGGCCCTTCTGTATGGTGATGCAGGCATGTCCCAACAATCCTACTCCCTCTATGCGAGCGGTAACCAAGGGAAGGATTGGACACAAGTATTTGCGCAATCCACAGCAGGGGGAGGGCCTGCACCGGGTGCGAACAGTACGGCTAAAGGAACTGGACCTGCCAATCCTGGCGGTCATCCAGGCAACATGGCGCTGATCGGTAATCAGACGGCTTATCTGTCCGCAGGGTCGCCTGCAGCTGGTAAAGTGGGGATTGGGCGTTCATATGATACAGGTTCCACGTGGAAAAACGTTGACCTGAAAGATCCGGGATATAGTTCCCGTATCTCGTTCCCATCTGCGAAGACAGGCTGGCTGGTAGTGACAAGTGATAACTCACCTGCGATTTATCAGACTACAGATGGTGGAACGACCTGGACACAAAAAATCTTGTTACCTTCAGAGCAGGATTAAATAGCCTGTTATTCTGAAATAACAACCAAGCAAATCCAAATTAGAAATGAATGAAAATCAATTTGGTATGTCTCTGCATGAATTTCTATAACAAACAAGTCTCTTCCTGATCAATTACACAGGAAGAGGCTTGTTTGTGTAGAAATAAAAACGGTTGAAACCTACTCCGAAACGAGTTATTGTAAGCGATAACAATACATTTTATGGAGGTTGAAATCATGGTCGATGTTATTTTAAAGGCGGATTCAGATCAAGGATTAATAAACCGCAACATATATGGTCACTTTTCTGAACACTTGGGGCGTTGTATATATGAGGGGTTGTGGGTAGGAGAGGATTCACCTATTCCGAATACGGATGGCATTCGAAATGATGTGTTAACGGCCTTGCAGAAGCTTAATATTCCAGTGCTTCGCTGGCCAGGAGGTTGTTTTGCCGATGAGTATCACTGGAAAGATGGTGTAGGTCCGAAGAGTGAGCGTGCTCGTATGATCAATACACACTGGGGCGGTGTGGAAGAGAACAATCACTTTGGTACACATGAGTTCTTGAGATTATGTGAGCTGCTCGGCACGGAGCCATATATTAGTGGCAATCTGGGTAGCGGTACAGTGCAGGAGATGCAGGAATGGGTGGAATACATCACGTTTGATGGCGAATCCCCGATGGCGAACTGGCGTAAGAGTAATGGTAGGGAAGAACCGTGGAAAATGAAGTATTTTGGCGTGGGAAATGAGAACTGGGGATGCGGCGGAAACATGCGTCCTGAATATTATGCGGATGAATATCGCCGGTATGCTACATATGTACGTAACTATTCCGGTAACGAGATTTATAAAATCGCTTGTGGGCCCAACGAAGGCAACTATGAATGGATGGAAGTCCTGATGCGGGAGGCTGCTCGCTTTATGGATGGAATCAGTCTTCATTATTACACCATCCCTACAGGAGAGTGGAATGATAAAGGTGCAGCAACAGGATTCGGCGAGGCTGAATGGTTCACCACCTTGAAGAAGACGCTATATATGGAAGAGTTGCTGGTGAAGCACTCCGAGATTATGGATAAATATGATCCAGAAGGCAGAGTCGGCATTATTGTGGACGAATGGGGTACATGGTACAACGTTGAGCCGGGCACCAATCCAGGGTTCCTGTATCAACAGAATACAATGCGGGACGCTGTGCTTGCAGGCGTTAACCTGAATATTTTCAACCAACATAATAAACGGGTACACATGGCAAATCTTGCGCAGATCGTCAATGTGCTTCAATCGCTTGTGCTCACGGAAGGGGACAAAATGCTCCTGACCCCTACGTATCATGTATTTGATATGTATCAGGTTCATATGGATGCGCAGCGACTGGACTTGAATTATGAAAGCCCTGGATACACCTTCGGAGAAGACACCATTCCTCAGCTCAGCTTGTCAGCCTCCCGTAACAAGGATGGGGTCATTCATGTGACAGCTTGTAATCTGAGTCACACGGATGAGTTAGAAGTCGTGTGTCAACTGGAAGCGACTCAAGCGGCTAAAGTATCCGGGCAGATTCTGCATCATGCTGATTTTGGTGCATTCAATACGTTTGAACAGCCGAATCACGTTCAGCCTGTGACGTGGGATGGAATCACACTTGAGAATAATACCTTGCGTTTTGTCCTTCCACCAGCATCGGTTGGGGTCATCGCTGTAGAGGGTTAATAAATGAAGAGGCAGGAACCTTGCAAGGGCTGTAATGATCAGTATGATGTGAAGATTAGTGATGCCAAAATGGCCAGACTTATTGAGATTGCCTCACGCTCACGATCGACGGTACAGGATGAGGAATATGAGCGTAGACTCTCCATCTGCTCGACATGTCCGGGATTGCAATATGACACAACCTGTCGGCATTGTGGTTGTCTCGTACAGGTGCGAGCGAAGCTGAGCGAGTCGACATGTCCTTTTCCTTATGAATCGCAATGGGCCTGATCGGATGAACGAATCTTATTATAATGAAGCAAAAGGGGGTTGCACTTTACAGGTGCGGCTCTTCTTTTTTGGCTTGATGAGGAAAAAACTCTGAATTTGGATTTGAATTGAGCGAGGGAACTGGATATAGTTATACAGTAGAGTGTAGGATAGCGAGCTATCCGGGAATATGAGCGCGTATAGCGACACAACAATACAGGAAGGGCTGTTCTCACCGGCCGTGCCTGATTTTGCGTCGCCTCGAATATAATGGAGGTTAACATTCATGTCGAACATGCGACCGGTACACATCCGGCTGCACAGCCGTTATGAAGGTGAAGATGTGCTGCAGGAAATGAAGGGTGAAGCCGTGGTGAAAGGGTCTGTTCTTTATGTTCGTTATGAAGAACCACAGGTTGGACCCGAGGGAGGCACAACCCGCACCACATTGAAGCTGGGCGGACAATCCATCAAGATTATACGTCATGGTGAGGTTGAATCGGAGCAGACTTTTGAATTGAATCGGAAGCTTCCTGGTTTCTACCGATCGCCATACATGTCGTTTGCCCTGTCCACGCATACACAGAAGCTGGAACTTTCCATTCAGGGATTGAGCGCACGCGCAGCGTGGAGCTACGACTTTTACCGCTTTGATGAAGAATCCGGACATTTCGCGATTAGTTTGCATATACAGGAGGAACCAATTTCATGACACGTAATCCACTAGATACGATTAACGAACGGGTAAGCACAGCCATCGGTAACGCCATTGTGGCGGCCGGGATTGTTACGCAGGACGAATTGCCAGCTATCACATTGGAAGTGCCGCGTGAGAAGACACACGGGGACTTGGCGACCAATGCTGCCATGCAGCTTACCAAGATTGCCAAGCGCAATCCGCGTCAGATTGCTGAAGAGATCATTGCTAATCTGAATCTGGCTGAAGCTGGAATCGAGAAGGCTGAAATTGCTGGTCCAGGGTTCATTAACTTCAAGTTGGACAAGAGTTACCTTTACCCAGTACTTGCGCTTGTGCAGGACCAGGGTGAAGATTACGGAAGAATTAACATCGGAGAAGGGCGAAAAGTCGAGATGGAGTTCGTTAGTGCCAACCCGACAGGTAGTTTGCATCTGGGTCATGCCCGTGGAGCAGCTGTAGGTGATGCACTATGTAACATCCTTGACTACGCAGGATATGATGTAACTCGTGAGTACTACATTAATGATGCAGGTAATCAGGTGTTTAATCTGGCTCGTTCCATTGAAGCTCGTTATCTGCAAGAGCTGGGTCAGGATGCTGAGATGCCTGAAGATGGTTATCACGGTGAAGATATTAAAGGATTCGCCAAGCAGCTTGTTGCTGAAAAGGGCGAAGAATTGCTGTCCATGCACCCGGGTGACCGTGCGGCTTATTTCCGTGACTTTGGCCTGGAGAAGGAACTGGACAAGATCAAACGTGACTTGAATCGCTTCCGTGTTAACTTTGATATCTGGTTTAGCGAAACTTCCCTGTATGACAACGGAGAAGTGCTGCGCGTACTGGATGAATTGCGTGACCGCAATGAGATCTATGAGCAAGACGGGGCAACTTGGCTGAAAACGATGCAGTATGGCGACGACAAAGAACGTGTATTGATCAAGAACGATGGCACGTATACTTACCTGACGCCGGACATTGCTTATCACCGTGACAAATATGCGCGTGGATACGACACGATGATCAACATCTGGGGTGCAGATCACCACGGATATATTCCACGGATGAAAGCCGCGATGCAAGCACTGGGCAATGACCCTGAGAAATTGGTGGTCTTGATTGCACAGATGGTAAGCTTGTTCCAGAACGGTGAAAAAGTGAAAATGTCCAAACGTACAGGTAAAGCTGTAACGATGGAAGACCTGATGGATGAAGTCGGCATTGATGCCATCCGTTACTTCTTCACAATGCGCAGCATGGACTCCCATCTGGACTTTGACATGGACCTTGCGATTTCGACATCTAATGAGAATCCGGTATTCTACGTACAATATGCGCATGCCCGTGTATGCAGCGTATATCGTCAGGCTGAAGAACAGGGTATTGAGCTGCTGCCACTGGCACAGATTGACCTGTCCAAGCTGACAACAGAGCATGAGTATGACCTTCTCCGCAAAATGGGAGAGCTGCCTGAGGAGATCTCGGCAGCGGCAACAGGATATGCACCTCATCGTATCATCCGTTATGTATACGAGCTGGCATCCCTGTTCCACAGCTACTACCGTGCAGAACGTGTTATTACGGAAGACGCGCAGCAAACTCAAGCACGTCTGGCACTGATCGGTGCTGTGCGCACCGTTATCGCCACAGCGCTTCGTCTGGTAGGCGTAACCGCTCCAGACAAAATGTAAAATCCAGGCTCGCGACACATCGCCGCTCTGCCTAAGGAAAAAAGTCTCCATGCCCACGTTGTGTCATCAACGGGGTACATGGAGACTTTTTTTGTTGTGTACCCAGGGCTACAGAAACCGGCCTATCCACTGGATACACAAGCCCGCCCTGCTCTGTCATCACAGCGGGCGCCAGCTAAAGGCTCTGCCGCTACGCCATGCTCTCTTTGCGCGTACGGTGCCGGGTGAACTACTGTGTTTCACCGCCAAGCTTCAATTGAGTCCTGCTGACCGCTGGCAGAGCCGGATCACTCCCCGCACTCTTGCATTAGCCGCAGGGCGTCAATCTCGCCACCGCGTACCTTGCTTTTGGCGGTGGTGGTCTTGCGAGCGCGCAGCGGGATCGTAGCACGCTTGACGAGTGCCTTGATTTCACTAGGGGATAACCCCGGATGTTTTGCGAGCAGCAAAGCGATAGCGCCACTCACATGTGACGTCGCCATGGATGTGCCGCTCATCTCGTGATGCTTGCCCTGTACCCAGGAGGAGACGATCTTATCGCCAGGAGCATACACATCCACGTATGCGCCGCGATTGCTGAAGGACGCAATACGCCTGTTTTTGTCGGTTGCCCCAACCGATATGGTCTGCGGATACCGTGCCGGATAATCAATACTGCGGCGTTTGCCGTCATTTCCTGACGAAGCAACAATGACGATTCCAGCATGGTATGCACGATTGACAACGTCAAGAAGCGCCTTGCTGCGTGTTTTCATGCCAAAGCTCATATTGATGATATCGACCTTGTTGCGTACACACCAGTCGATGCCAAGCACAATGTCGGATACATAAGCCGATCCATTGTGGTCAAATGCTTTCACCGGATAGATTAGGGAGCGTGGAGCTACACCGATCATACCTGCGGTGCTGTTGGCTGCGGCGATGGTCCCTGCAATGTGGGTACCGTGTCCATTATCATCATGGGGAAGCAGGCTGCGGTTTAACAGATTGATTCCGCGTGCCAGAGAGTAACGAAGATCTGGGTGATGGTAGTCAGCACCCGTATCAATCACACCGATTTTAATCCGGTGTCCTGTAGACACAGACCATACTTTGGGTGCCCGAATCTGCTTCACTCCCCAGGGTATGCCTTGAGCATTGCTTGGTTTGCTGTGGAGTGCGGTGGCGTGAAGTGAGATGGGCACGTCTGCTTCAATCGTAATCTCATCCCCATAGCGGTACAGATCCTCCGGGCGTTGCACTGGAGCGATAATGGAACGAGCGAGTCGCGAGGAGCGAACAGCCCCAAGGTCGGTGAATTCATTCCGCATTCGGGACAATTCCAGGAGACAGGCTTCGTACTGCTGCGGTTTGGCAAATCGGATCAAATATCGCCCTCCCTGTTCTGGTTCAGGGCGTCGCATTCCGTCAATCAATTGATGCAATAAACCAGTATAGTCCATAATGGGCAGCCCCCTTCGGGATGAACATGCTGAGGTATTCTATGAATGCGCTCATCCCGCCGCATGGGGAACTTGCCCTTTTTTTACAAAAACACATTCTCTTCGTGTCAAAACGGGCGCAGGGACATATGATGGATGGAGAGCTAGAGGGCTCTTGCGGGGAACCTGGTGAGGAGCAATCCTTCAAGGGTATACAGTCAGAAGGCGGAGGGGACTCCGTCTTTTTTATTATGGAGTTGTCTTTTTTGCAAATGAGGATAATTCTAGGAGTTCGATGTTACTTTGCGTTGAATATATGGACATATTGTTGCTGCTATCCGCATTTGCGTCACATCCGTACATAAAAACTTGCTTTTTAACGCTAAATAGGTTTTACTTAGGTTTGTTAATGGATATGTTATACGTAACAGTCCAGTTCGTAGGGGTTAAAAAGTGAATTTTGTGTGAGAGGAAGTGTCTGCAGTGAGTACCTCGCTCAATTTGAAAATTGATAAAGAAAAGGTAAAAGAGATCCCTTTGGTGGACCTTGCCTTTATGGTGCTGAAAGCGGCTAATACGCCGTATTACTATCGTGACTTGATGAATGAGGTAGCGAAGCAGCGCGGAATGACTGATGAAGAAATCAACGAGTTTATCGCCCAGCTATATACCGAGATTAATATCGATGGTCGTTTTGCTTGCGTCGGTACGAGTCTGTGGGGCTTGAAGCGCTGGTATCCGGTAGCTGGAACAGAAGATTCCATGACGGGTGCGAAACGTCCGCGTATCATCAACGATGAAGACGATGATCTGGAAGATGAAGACTTCGGTGAAGAAGACAGCTATAACAGCGACGAAGACTTCGACAGCACGAATAAAGACGAAGATGAAGACGAAGAAGATGAAGACGAAGACGACATCTTTGATGAAGAAGACAGCGAAGAAGAAGAAGTGCTGGTCGAAGATGACGATCTGGAAGATGAAGACCTCGAAGAAGACGAAGAAGAGTCCGAAAACGAGGATGAATTTGACGACGATTCTGATAATCGGTAGTCATTTTTGACGTCTATAATTTACCCGTTTCCCCGGAATAGTCAGCCTTGACAGCAGACGGGGTAACGGGTAAACTATTGCATGGGCTTATGAATGAGCGATAATATATTTATGTTTTTTATAGAAGGTGCCCCGTCCTGCGGGAGTACTTTTTTTTGTATTTTTAGAGGCATAATTTTGCAAAATGTTTTCATTTCCGCATGCTCCTGGCCAACATTTCGTGGCCCGTTTTTGTATATCAAAAACACCAAATGAAATGAAGGCTACCGGAATGTTTGCACCATTTTTTTGCTGTAGAACAACGTGTATTTAAACCGTCTTCGCAGAAAGAGCAGTTCGCAGATGCAGGGAATTTCTGCCATTGCTCTTTTTAACGATGATTACCTGGGAAACAGGTTACGATAACACCATATATCGCCTGAATTTCTGTACTTATATTAGGAGGGTAATAACAGTGACAAAGTATATTTTCGTGACGGGCGGAGTTGTGTCCTCCCTGGGCAAAGGAATTACGGCTGCTTCGCTGGGCAGATTGCTGAAAAACAGAGGGCTTAAGGTAACGATTCAGAAATTTGATCCATACATCAACATCGACCCAGGGACAATGAGTCCTTATCAGCACGGCGAGGTTTTTGTTACGGATGATGGCGCGGAAACGGATCTGGACCTTGGCCACTATGAACGTTTTATTGATATCAATCTCTCCAAAAACAGCAACGTCACGACTGGTAAAGTATACTCTTCCGTCATCAGCAAAGAGCGACGCGGGGAATATCTGGGCGGAACGGTACAAGTTATTCCACACATTACGAACGAGATCAAAGAGCGTGTATTCCGCGCTGGACGTGAAGCTGGTTCGGATGTGGTTATTACGGAAATTGGCGGAACAGTGGGCGACATCGAGAGCTTGCCTTTCCTGGAAGCTATTCGTCAAATCAAGAGTGATGTAGGTCGCGACAATGTAATGTACATCCACGTAACCCTTATTCCTTATATCAAAGCAGCTGGTGAAGTGAAAACAAAACCAACGCAGCACAGTGTTAAGGAATTGCGTAGCATCGGTATTCAACCGAATGTGATTGTATGCCGTACCGAGTATGAATTGTCTGACGACATGAAAGCTAAAATTGCTCTCTTCTGCGATATTGATGAGAATGCTGTAGTTGAATGTCGTGATGCAGACACGTTGTATCAAGTACCTCTGAACTTGCGTGAAGAAGGCTTGGATGAGATTGTGGTAAACCACCTCAAACTGACTACTCCTGCACCGGATATGAGCGAGTGGGAAGGGTTGGTTGACCGGATCAACAAGTTGGAGCATACGGTTGAGATCGCTATTGTTGGTAAATATGTAGCGCTGCACGATGCATATCTGAGTGTTGTTGAGTCCTTGTCTCATGCAGGATTTGCATCCAACGCTGATGTGAAAATTCGCTGGGTTCCTTCTGAAGATATTACGGATGAGAATGTAGGCGACTTGTTACATGGTATTGGCGGTATCCTTGTTCCTGGTGGATTTGGAGATCGTGGTATTGAAGGTAAAGTATCGGCAATCCGTTATGCTCGTGAGAAACAAATTCCGTTCTTCGGTATTTGCCTGGGTATGCAGGTTTCCGTTATTGAGTATGCACGTTCCATCGTTGGCTTGAATGGTGCAAACAGCTCCGAGATTAATCCGGCTACGGAATTCCCTGTGATCGATCTGTTGCCTGAGCAAAAAGATATCGAGAATCTGGGTGGCACGATGCGTCTGGGTCTGTATCCTTGTAAGCTTCAGGAAGGTTCTTTGGCGATGGCTTGTTATGATGACGAGCTGGTGTATGAGAGACACCGTCACCGGTATGAGTTCAACAATGAATACCGTGAAACGATCGAAAAAGCAGGACTGGTTATCTCGGGTACATCCCCGGATGGACGTCTGGTTGAGATCGTGGAACTTCCAGGACACCCATGGTTCTTGGCAGTACAATTCCACCCGGAATTCACTTCCCGTCCGAACCGTCCGCAACCATTGTTCCGTGAGTTTGTAAAAGCTTCTCTGGAGAATGCACAGAAATAATACATGGTTTTAGTGTTAACGTAATAGATATCGGGGATGTTCCTGGCAACCATTTAGCGGATGCCGGAACATCCCTTTTTTTATGTAAAAAGTAGGTCGAAATGCTTTTTGTCATTTTGTGAAGGTAGCAGGATTTTAATGGAAGAGGTAGAATACTTATCATGACGACTATGGGATAGTTATCCAGATTCGAAGACGTACATGCTTTCCTAATTCTAGGAGGTTACAGAGTGGAAGATAAAAAAGTTTTGATTGTTGATGACCAGAATGGTATTCGAATCCTGTTAATGGAAGTGTTCAGCAGTGAAGGATATAACACGTTTCAAGCACCCAACGGCAAGGTTGCCCTGGAGATTGTGAATAATGACAAGCCTGATCTGGTATTGCTCGATATGAAGATTCCTGGGATGGACGGTCTGGAAATCCTGAAGCATATTAAAGAAATTGATCCGGATATCAAGGTCATCATGATGACCGCTTATGGTGAATTGGACATGATCAAGGAAGCCACGGATCTCGGAGCGCTCATGCATTTTACAAAACCGTTTGATATCGATGAGATGCGAGTGGCTGTGAATATGCAACTTCGCAATAGTGCCGCCAATAAATGCAGCTGAATCCTGTAGATACAGGATTTTTTTGCGTGTGAAGAACATAGATGGTACTTGGTGGAACAATGGGGTATTTCGCTCCTTCATCCGGGGAATATTGGAAATGGGGAAGTCATAAAGCGGTGTCTATGAAAACTGTGCTGCAAAGCACAGCATTTTTGCAAATGCTTGTTTAGTATTTGACATGGGATGTGGTATAATAAGCCCGTATGTGATTTCGGCTAAAAACCATAGACACAACCCAAACCCCTAGGAGGATTGAAACCATGCCATTAGTATCTATGACAGACATGTTGAACAAAGCACTCGAAGGAAAATATGCAGTTGGTCAATACAACATCAATAACCTTGAGTGGACTCAAGCGATTCTTGGTGCTGCTGAAGAAGAGAAATCCCCAGTAATCCTGGGTGTATCCGAAGGCGCAGCACGTCACATTGGTGGCTTCTACACTGTAGTTAAAATGGTAGAAGGACTTATCCACGACATGAAAATCACTGTTCCAGTTGCAATTCACCTGGACCACGGTTCAAGCTTCGACAAGTGTAAAGAAGCGATCGATGCTGGATTCACATCCGTTATGATCGACGGTTCCCACCACTCCATCGATGAGAACATCGAAATGACTAAAAAAGTTGTTGAATATGCACACGCTAAAGGCGTTTCTGTAGAAGCTGAAGTAGGTACTGTAGGCGGACAAGAAGACGACGTTATCGGTGGTATCATGTACGCTGACCTGAACGAGTGTATCCGTATCGTTAAAGAAACAGGTATCGACACATTGGCACCAGCTCTTGGTTCCGTACACGGTCCTTACCATGGCGAGCCTAACTTGGGCTTCAAAGAGATGGAAGAAGTTCGTGACGCGGTACAAGTTCCACTCGTATTGCACGGTGGTACTGGTATTCCTAAACACGACATCGACAAAGCCATTTCCCTGGGTACATCTAAAATCAACGTAAACACAGAGAACCAAATCTCTTTCGCAAGAGTAGTTCGTGAAGTGCTTGCAGCTAAACCAGATGCTTACGATCCACGTACATTCATCGTACCAGGCCGTGACGCAATCAAAGAAACAGTTAAAGGTAAAATCCGTGAGTTTGGTTCCAACAACAAAGCGTAATTTATCTTTACCAGTTCCATACTGTGAAATGGAAGAACACCGCCTAGCCGGTGTCTTTCCATTTTCACACCTTATTTCTACATCGGAAGCCAACATCACGTATTGCCGTTCATCGGCTGCAAAACACGTAGGGGGACATTAAGCTTTATGGAAAAATTGATGATTAGTGGCGGACGTCCGTTACAGGGAACTGTAACTATAAGCGGCGCCAAGAACAGCGCCATTGCGCTTATTCCTGCAGCATTGCTTGCCGAGTCAGAAGTCGTGTTGGACAACCTGCCACTTTTGAGTGATGTGGCGGTTTATGCAGAAATTTTGGAGGAACTCGGAGCACATGTGACTTGGGAAGGCAGTCAGATGAAGATTGATCCTTCTGACATCAAATCCATTCCTATGCCGAATGGTCCCGTGAAGAAGCTTCGCGCTTCGTATTATATGATGGGTGCATTGCTAGGGCGCTTTAAAGAAGCGACCATAGGTTTACCAGGGGGCTGTAATTTTGAGCCTCGTCCAATTGATCAACATATCAAAGGGTTTGAAGCGCTTGGCGCAACCGTAACAAACGAACACGGCTCCATTCATTTGCATGCTAAAGAGCTGCGCGGAGCAAAGATTTATCTTGATGTAAGCAGTGTCGGTGCAACCATTAACATTATGCTGGCGGCTACTCGTGCCAAAGGCTCTACAATTATCGAAAACGCGGCTAAAGAGCCTGAGATTATAGATGTAGCAACACTTCTGAATTCCATGGGTGCCAGCATCAAGGGTGCAGGTACCGAAACGATCCGTATTGAAGGAGTTTCGGAGCTTAAAGGCTGTCGTCATTCTATCATTCCGGACCGTATCCAAGCAGGTACGTATATGATCGCTGCAGCGGCAACGCGCGGAGATGTTCTGATTGACAATGTGATTCCCAAACATCTGGAGGCTTTAACGGCAAAGCTGCTGGAGATGGGTGTTGGCATTGAGGAATTGGATGAAAGTATACGTGTCATGGGTAAACCGAATTATAACCATGTTGACGTGAAGGCACTTGTATATCCTGGTTTCCCAACAGATCTACAGTCACCGATGACCAGTGTTTTGACACAGGCAACCGGCGTGAGTGTCCTGAGCGACTTTGTATATAGTAATCGATTCAAGCATGTGCCTGAGCTGGTGCGGATGGGCGCAAAGATTCGGGTAGAAGGACGGTCAGCGATTATTGAAGGCAGTGCATTGAACGCGGCCAAAGTAAAAGCATCCGATCTTCGCGCTGGAGCGGCGCTGGTGATTGCAGGTCTCACCGTCAGTGAAGGTGTGACTGAAGTAACGGGGGTCGAATATATCGACCGTGGTTACGATCATCTGGTGACCAATCTGCGCCTGCTTGGTGCAGATGTATGGCGGGAAACCGATTAATATGGCAGTATCATGCATGATTCAGTCATACACATGTTTATTTTAGCTGAACTGCATATCCTTTCAGTAATTGGGTAAACCTGTTTTAATAGAGTTCTCAGTCTCTCCGGATAAAACGAAATGTTTCTGTTTCCTTTACCGGAGGGTCTTTTTTTGAATCAAACTTCATATGGCTGTAAGAACATCATTTCTCTTCCCCAACCCCCGGTTTTGTTTGAACTGCGCTCCATAGCCGGTCTATCCGGATTGATCGCCTCAATGCATCGTGTTCACTCATTAGCGGATCTTGCCGAATATTGGCCATCCCACCCGGAAACTTACACTCAA belongs to Paenibacillus sp. FSL H8-0079 and includes:
- a CDS encoding alpha-N-arabinofuranosidase, which produces MVDVILKADSDQGLINRNIYGHFSEHLGRCIYEGLWVGEDSPIPNTDGIRNDVLTALQKLNIPVLRWPGGCFADEYHWKDGVGPKSERARMINTHWGGVEENNHFGTHEFLRLCELLGTEPYISGNLGSGTVQEMQEWVEYITFDGESPMANWRKSNGREEPWKMKYFGVGNENWGCGGNMRPEYYADEYRRYATYVRNYSGNEIYKIACGPNEGNYEWMEVLMREAARFMDGISLHYYTIPTGEWNDKGAATGFGEAEWFTTLKKTLYMEELLVKHSEIMDKYDPEGRVGIIVDEWGTWYNVEPGTNPGFLYQQNTMRDAVLAGVNLNIFNQHNKRVHMANLAQIVNVLQSLVLTEGDKMLLTPTYHVFDMYQVHMDAQRLDLNYESPGYTFGEDTIPQLSLSASRNKDGVIHVTACNLSHTDELEVVCQLEATQAAKVSGQILHHADFGAFNTFEQPNHVQPVTWDGITLENNTLRFVLPPASVGVIAVEG
- a CDS encoding DUF6171 family protein; the encoded protein is MKRQEPCKGCNDQYDVKISDAKMARLIEIASRSRSTVQDEEYERRLSICSTCPGLQYDTTCRHCGCLVQVRAKLSESTCPFPYESQWA
- a CDS encoding DUF1934 domain-containing protein — protein: MSNMRPVHIRLHSRYEGEDVLQEMKGEAVVKGSVLYVRYEEPQVGPEGGTTRTTLKLGGQSIKIIRHGEVESEQTFELNRKLPGFYRSPYMSFALSTHTQKLELSIQGLSARAAWSYDFYRFDEESGHFAISLHIQEEPIS
- the argS gene encoding arginine--tRNA ligase; this translates as MTRNPLDTINERVSTAIGNAIVAAGIVTQDELPAITLEVPREKTHGDLATNAAMQLTKIAKRNPRQIAEEIIANLNLAEAGIEKAEIAGPGFINFKLDKSYLYPVLALVQDQGEDYGRINIGEGRKVEMEFVSANPTGSLHLGHARGAAVGDALCNILDYAGYDVTREYYINDAGNQVFNLARSIEARYLQELGQDAEMPEDGYHGEDIKGFAKQLVAEKGEELLSMHPGDRAAYFRDFGLEKELDKIKRDLNRFRVNFDIWFSETSLYDNGEVLRVLDELRDRNEIYEQDGATWLKTMQYGDDKERVLIKNDGTYTYLTPDIAYHRDKYARGYDTMINIWGADHHGYIPRMKAAMQALGNDPEKLVVLIAQMVSLFQNGEKVKMSKRTGKAVTMEDLMDEVGIDAIRYFFTMRSMDSHLDFDMDLAISTSNENPVFYVQYAHARVCSVYRQAEEQGIELLPLAQIDLSKLTTEHEYDLLRKMGELPEEISAAATGYAPHRIIRYVYELASLFHSYYRAERVITEDAQQTQARLALIGAVRTVIATALRLVGVTAPDKM
- a CDS encoding S8 family peptidase, which codes for MDYTGLLHQLIDGMRRPEPEQGGRYLIRFAKPQQYEACLLELSRMRNEFTDLGAVRSSRLARSIIAPVQRPEDLYRYGDEITIEADVPISLHATALHSKPSNAQGIPWGVKQIRAPKVWSVSTGHRIKIGVIDTGADYHHPDLRYSLARGINLLNRSLLPHDDNGHGTHIAGTIAAANSTAGMIGVAPRSLIYPVKAFDHNGSAYVSDIVLGIDWCVRNKVDIINMSFGMKTRSKALLDVVNRAYHAGIVIVASSGNDGKRRSIDYPARYPQTISVGATDKNRRIASFSNRGAYVDVYAPGDKIVSSWVQGKHHEMSGTSMATSHVSGAIALLLAKHPGLSPSEIKALVKRATIPLRARKTTTAKSKVRGGEIDALRLMQECGE
- the rpoE gene encoding DNA-directed RNA polymerase subunit delta; protein product: MSTSLNLKIDKEKVKEIPLVDLAFMVLKAANTPYYYRDLMNEVAKQRGMTDEEINEFIAQLYTEINIDGRFACVGTSLWGLKRWYPVAGTEDSMTGAKRPRIINDEDDDLEDEDFGEEDSYNSDEDFDSTNKDEDEDEEDEDEDDIFDEEDSEEEEVLVEDDDLEDEDLEEDEEESENEDEFDDDSDNR